CGACACCTCCGACAGCACCGGTGGCGACGGCCACGAGCGCGCCACGCACTGCGTTGTCGCGCACAACACCATCGTCGACTGCGCCTGGGGCATCGCGCTGGGGCTCAACTACAGCCTCACGCCAAAGGAAAATCTCATCGCCAACAACCTCGTGCAAAACCGCACGAACAACCTTTACCACCTCGGCTCCAACGCCGCCGCCGAGAGCAGCAACACCTTCGCGGGCAATCTCGGCCACCCGCTCGGCAGCGCGAACCTTGGCCTCGACCGTCCGGAAAATGAAATCCGGCAAGCCGACCCGCTGCTGGTGGCGGCGGAGGTCAATGGCTGGCCGCTCTACCGGCTGGGGCAGGGCAGCCCGGCGGTCGATGCTGCGACCGCGCTGGAGCTGGCGGTCGCCGTCGATCTGGAGGGCCAGTCACGCGATGTTCCCGACGTCGGCGCCGACGAAGTGGGGCAGCCCGCCACCGCCATGCGCCTGCCCGTCAACCCGGCTGACGTAGGGCCGAATCCGCTGAGATAGGTATATCGTTGTGCCGCCAATTCTTCCTTATTTGATTTTATACAGAAGACCCGGCTGGTTTGGCCGGGTCTTTTTTGCGTCCTGAAACTGGAACTACCACTGGCCTTGGAAGGGCGGCGGGGTAGGGCCTTGCGGATGGGATACGGGAGCGTCTGTCGCCTTCGACTTGGCGGGGAGAGACTCGATGGTCTTCATCGCGGTGGCGACGACCGAGCTGATGTCGGCGAGGTTGGCCGGGATGATCATCGTGTTGTTGGTCTTGGCCAGGTTGCCAAACTCGCGCACATACTGTTCGGCCACGCGGAGGTTGACGGCCTCCTGCCCGCCGGGCTCGTTGATGGCCTCGGCTACCTTGCGGATGCCTTCGGCGGTGGCGGCGGCCAACAGCTCGATTTCGCGTGCCCGGCCTTCGGCTTCGTTGATCTGCTTGATCTTTTCGCCTTCCGAAACGTTGATCATTTCCTGCTTGTTACCCTCGGAGACGTTGATCTTGGCCTGCCGCTCGCCTTCGGATTTGGCGACCACGGCGCGGCGTTCACGCTCGGCACGCATCTGCTTTTCCAGCGCGTCGCGCACGGAGTCGGGCGGCATGATGTCCTTGATCTCGTAGCGCAGGATCTTGACGCCCCACGAGTCCGACGCCTTGTCGACAGCTTCGACCACTGCCGCATTGATCATTTCGCGCTCCTCGAAGGTGCGGTCGAGCTCGATCTTGCCGATCTCGGAGCGGAGGGTAGTCTGCGCGAGCTGGGACGCGGCAAAGAGGTAGTTTTCGATCCCGTAGCTGGCGCTCTTGGCATCGAACACCTGGAGGTAGAGGATGCCATCGACCGACACCGAGATGTTGTCCTTGGTGATGCAGGTCTGCGAAGGCACGTCGATGGCGATTTCCTTCAGCGAGTGCTTGTAGGCGACCTTGTCGATAAAGGGGATGAGGATGTGAAAACCGGCGTCGAGCGTGCGGGCGTATTTACCCAGGCGCTCGATCACGAACTGCTGGCGCTGGGGCACTACGCGGGCGGTCTTCATCAGGGTGACGATCACGAGGATCGTCACTACCAGGGCCATCACGAGAGAGAATTCAAACATGGGTAGCAGGAGACGGAGGTTAGTCTAAAGTAATGACGAGGCTGGAGCCCTCGCGGCGCACGATCTTCACGCGTTGGCCGGGCTGGGCAGGCTCGCTGCAACTGGCCGACCACTGGGTGCCGCGAAACGCGATCCGCCCGTGGTAGGTGCCGGTGGCGTCGCGTTCGAGGCCGAAATCGGAAGCGGCGGTGGCGGCCCGCCCGGTAAAGTCGTCGTCCTCCGGCTGGCCGTTTTCCGCAATGTCGCCGCGGAAGATGCGCTTGAACTGCCCGCGCAGGGCCACGATCTGGAGGATCGTCAACGCGCTGAACAGCAGGAACGGCAGCCCATGGCCTCCGGGGAAGCCAAACCACAGGGCCACCCCTGTCACCAGCGCGGAGGTGCCGAAAAACACGATCACAAAGCCACCCAGCAGCAGTTCGCCAAGGATCAGCAGGAGCCCGAGCACCACCCAGATGATTTCCACCAGTTCCATGAAAAATGCAATGCCGTGCCTGACGAGGCTTCACAAGCTCATTCCTCAGCGGTGGAACGTTTTAGGGGTACACGCGAACGGCAGGAAAGGTGTGGACCTTCCCTGCCGCTGTTTGTAGAGCCGGGGGGCTTGCTCTAGTCCACAAAGTAAACTCGTCCGAGGCTTGTCTGGGTGCTGGCGGAAACGCCGTCAAGGGAGGGAAGACGCTTTGTTGCGCGCATCGTTGCGCATGCCGCCGCCACGGTTTGATTGGAATGAAATCTGCACAAGGGCCACCCCATGTTCGGCGGAATATTCCAGTGGATTTCGTCTCACCACAACCTGCTCACGGTGCTCACCAATGCGGCCATGCTGGCCGTGTGGGTCGTGTATGCGCAACTGCTTCTTCGGACCTATAAGCAGCAGCGTAAGCCACGGATGGTGATCAGCAGCTCGACCGGCAAGAAGGGGGGCAGTCGTATCCTTGCGTGCAACCTCTCCGCCCGCGCCGTCTTTGTGGAAACCGTCATGCTGCGCCTCTCTCTGGAAGGGGACAAGAAGACCGAGCGCTTT
The window above is part of the Verrucomicrobiota bacterium JB022 genome. Proteins encoded here:
- a CDS encoding NfeD family protein, producing MELVEIIWVVLGLLLILGELLLGGFVIVFFGTSALVTGVALWFGFPGGHGLPFLLFSALTILQIVALRGQFKRIFRGDIAENGQPEDDDFTGRAATAASDFGLERDATGTYHGRIAFRGTQWSASCSEPAQPGQRVKIVRREGSSLVITLD
- a CDS encoding stomatin-like protein; translated protein: MFEFSLVMALVVTILVIVTLMKTARVVPQRQQFVIERLGKYARTLDAGFHILIPFIDKVAYKHSLKEIAIDVPSQTCITKDNISVSVDGILYLQVFDAKSASYGIENYLFAASQLAQTTLRSEIGKIELDRTFEEREMINAAVVEAVDKASDSWGVKILRYEIKDIMPPDSVRDALEKQMRAERERRAVVAKSEGERQAKINVSEGNKQEMINVSEGEKIKQINEAEGRAREIELLAAATAEGIRKVAEAINEPGGQEAVNLRVAEQYVREFGNLAKTNNTMIIPANLADISSVVATAMKTIESLPAKSKATDAPVSHPQGPTPPPFQGQW